The following proteins are co-located in the Paralichthys olivaceus isolate ysfri-2021 chromosome 2, ASM2471397v2, whole genome shotgun sequence genome:
- the LOC138405673 gene encoding semaphorin-3D-like isoform X2 — MALNEMFDVRLQSCSSQTEDDGKVVKAVSVIKHNWDTEELILEELTVFQSPTPILSMKLSTKRQQLYVSGELSVAQLGLQRCELYGTDCAKCCLARDPYCSWDGQTCSRFFPTSKRRARRQDVKYGDPWSQCPVTEDDSDAVEEKSVYGVEGNSTFLECVPWSPPAELRWTVQRHTGSSQQTEDRLPHSDDDRSLHMKRGLLVQRLELADAGVYTCSSHEHSYSQVLARYRVHIIPNHSLHPAARHQQSHGPNHGKTGPVGGALPVFLGQSGASHPPSSLPGLGNSWPPQHRSYKDLHMVGTKSLSVDEYCEQLWYREKRRQQKLRTLKLKQESRKARVRRNNPPEVPL; from the exons ATGGCGCTGAACGAGATGTTTGACGTGAGgcttcagagctgcagctcacaaaccGAAG ATGATGGGAAGGTGGTGAAGGCGGTGTCGGTCATCAAACACAACTGGGACACAGAGGAGCTCATTCTGGAGGAGCTGACCGTCTTCCAG aGTCCGACTCCCATCCTGAGCATGAAGCTGTCGACCAAGAGG CAACAGCTGTACGTGTCCGGCGAGCTCAGCGTGGCCCAGCTGGGGCTCCAGAGGTGCGAGCTGTACGGGACGGACTGTGCTAAGTGTTGTCTGGCCAGAGACCCCTACTGCTCCTGGGATGGACAGACCTGCTCCAGGTTCTTCCCCACCAGCAAGAG GCGGGCACGGAGACAGGATGTGAAGTATGGAGACCCCTGGAGTCAGTGCCCAGTCACAGAGGACG ACTCTGACGCTGTGGAAGAGAAGTCGGTGTACGGCGTGGAGGGAAACTCCACCTTCCTGGAGTGTGTTCCTTGGTCACCTCCGGCCGAGCTCAGGTGGACGGTGCAGCGGCACACGGGCAGCTCGCAGCAAACTGAGGACAGA cttccTCACAGCGATGACGACCGCTCTCTCCACATGAAGCGTGGTTTGCTGGTTCAACGCCTGGAGCTGGCTGACGCAGGCGTCTACACCTGCAGCAGCCATGAGCACTCCTACAGCCAGGTCCTGGCCCGATACCGCGTTCACATCATCCCCAACCACAGCCTCCACCCAGCTGCCCGACACCAGCAGAGCCACGGCCCCAACCACGGGAAGACTGGCCCGGTGGGGGGAGCCCTACCTGTGTTCCTGGGCCAGTCCGGGGCCTCTCACCCGCCGTCGTCTCTGCCGGGACTTGGGAACTCGTGGCCGCCGCAGCACCGGAGCTACAAGGACCTGCACATGGTGGGGACCAAGAGTCTGAGCGTGGACGAGTACTGTGAGCAGCTGTGGTACCGAGAGAAGCGCCGGCAGCAGAAGCTCCGCactctgaagctgaaacaggagAGCAGGAAAGCTCGGGTGAGGAGGAACAACCCTCCTGAGGTTCCTCTCTAG
- the LOC138405673 gene encoding semaphorin-3D-like isoform X1, translating to MALNEMFDVRLQSCSSQTEDDGKVVKAVSVIKHNWDTEELILEELTVFQSPTPILSMKLSTKRQQLYVSGELSVAQLGLQRCELYGTDCAKCCLARDPYCSWDGQTCSRFFPTSKRRARRQDVKYGDPWSQCPVTEDGEFDMKSLYIRGSERRISSIDHVFKVTQRWNAEPRWSSLFVHIRDRHKSTAVFDSHVWIHPEAPAPPVFSLSRVFSLSCVYTGNVLEDSDAVEEKSVYGVEGNSTFLECVPWSPPAELRWTVQRHTGSSQQTEDRLPHSDDDRSLHMKRGLLVQRLELADAGVYTCSSHEHSYSQVLARYRVHIIPNHSLHPAARHQQSHGPNHGKTGPVGGALPVFLGQSGASHPPSSLPGLGNSWPPQHRSYKDLHMVGTKSLSVDEYCEQLWYREKRRQQKLRTLKLKQESRKARVRRNNPPEVPL from the exons ATGGCGCTGAACGAGATGTTTGACGTGAGgcttcagagctgcagctcacaaaccGAAG ATGATGGGAAGGTGGTGAAGGCGGTGTCGGTCATCAAACACAACTGGGACACAGAGGAGCTCATTCTGGAGGAGCTGACCGTCTTCCAG aGTCCGACTCCCATCCTGAGCATGAAGCTGTCGACCAAGAGG CAACAGCTGTACGTGTCCGGCGAGCTCAGCGTGGCCCAGCTGGGGCTCCAGAGGTGCGAGCTGTACGGGACGGACTGTGCTAAGTGTTGTCTGGCCAGAGACCCCTACTGCTCCTGGGATGGACAGACCTGCTCCAGGTTCTTCCCCACCAGCAAGAG GCGGGCACGGAGACAGGATGTGAAGTATGGAGACCCCTGGAGTCAGTGCCCAGTCACAGAGGACGGTGAGTTTGATATGAAGTCTCTTTATATCAgaggatctgagaggaggaTTTCCTCCATCGATCATGTGTTTAAAGTGACGCAGCGATGGAACGCAGAACCACGGTGGTCTTCGCTGTTCGTCCACATAAGAGATCGGCATAAATCCACAGCTGTGTTTGATTCTCACGTCTGGATCCATCCagaagctccagctcctcctgtgttcAGTCTGAGCAGGGTCTTCAGTTTGTCCTGTGTTTATACTGGAAATGTACTTGAAG ACTCTGACGCTGTGGAAGAGAAGTCGGTGTACGGCGTGGAGGGAAACTCCACCTTCCTGGAGTGTGTTCCTTGGTCACCTCCGGCCGAGCTCAGGTGGACGGTGCAGCGGCACACGGGCAGCTCGCAGCAAACTGAGGACAGA cttccTCACAGCGATGACGACCGCTCTCTCCACATGAAGCGTGGTTTGCTGGTTCAACGCCTGGAGCTGGCTGACGCAGGCGTCTACACCTGCAGCAGCCATGAGCACTCCTACAGCCAGGTCCTGGCCCGATACCGCGTTCACATCATCCCCAACCACAGCCTCCACCCAGCTGCCCGACACCAGCAGAGCCACGGCCCCAACCACGGGAAGACTGGCCCGGTGGGGGGAGCCCTACCTGTGTTCCTGGGCCAGTCCGGGGCCTCTCACCCGCCGTCGTCTCTGCCGGGACTTGGGAACTCGTGGCCGCCGCAGCACCGGAGCTACAAGGACCTGCACATGGTGGGGACCAAGAGTCTGAGCGTGGACGAGTACTGTGAGCAGCTGTGGTACCGAGAGAAGCGCCGGCAGCAGAAGCTCCGCactctgaagctgaaacaggagAGCAGGAAAGCTCGGGTGAGGAGGAACAACCCTCCTGAGGTTCCTCTCTAG